A single region of the Chitinophaga niabensis genome encodes:
- a CDS encoding right-handed parallel beta-helix repeat-containing protein yields the protein MKQRLVLFFIGILLAGCSSKEAALDKVSLKDALSYSKNRCGDRSWPDASNTGLPRGWKPKKTYANYTMRNNEVLSDVLVTGYISIPVSVKRCTIRRCRVRGDATIGFDRTVVWFQNTAQPSVPGVNGDRTSILIENCDIGPEVGSFNPNDVDCGIAGCATNTTIRNNNIHDVVRGVDAMSNSLVENNFIHEIWVTQDKSKHHDGVFIWGNSNNVTVNANNIELLDESNTASIFMQGAASRNVKITNNKVTGGSYAIRLNFPNNGAGLGAGICTGNRVRRNPPDPGARNPLGGDYGPASYWEFYPAVWTNNVWDDNDEPFTPVLVNW from the coding sequence ATGAAACAAAGACTAGTATTATTTTTTATCGGCATCTTACTCGCCGGATGTTCCTCTAAAGAGGCGGCACTGGATAAGGTATCCCTCAAAGATGCTTTATCCTATTCAAAAAACAGGTGTGGCGACAGGAGCTGGCCTGATGCCAGCAACACCGGTCTTCCAAGAGGGTGGAAACCTAAAAAAACTTATGCTAACTATACCATGCGTAACAATGAAGTACTGAGTGATGTGCTTGTTACCGGGTATATATCTATCCCTGTATCTGTGAAACGTTGTACTATCAGGCGCTGCCGTGTTCGCGGAGATGCTACGATCGGTTTTGACCGTACGGTAGTATGGTTTCAGAACACTGCGCAGCCAAGCGTACCAGGCGTAAATGGCGACAGGACATCTATCCTCATTGAGAACTGCGACATCGGACCTGAAGTAGGAAGTTTTAACCCCAATGATGTAGACTGCGGAATAGCTGGCTGCGCAACGAATACTACCATCAGGAACAATAATATTCATGATGTGGTAAGAGGTGTTGATGCCATGAGCAATTCCCTGGTGGAGAACAATTTCATTCATGAAATATGGGTTACACAGGATAAATCAAAACATCATGATGGTGTGTTCATCTGGGGCAACTCTAACAACGTAACCGTAAATGCCAATAACATAGAGTTACTGGATGAATCCAATACTGCTTCTATTTTCATGCAGGGCGCTGCTTCCCGTAATGTTAAGATCACTAATAACAAAGTGACCGGTGGTTCCTATGCCATCAGGCTGAATTTCCCGAATAATGGTGCTGGTTTGGGTGCTGGCATTTGTACCGGCAACAGGGTAAGACGTAACCCACCTGACCCGGGTGCAAGGAATCCATTAGGCGGAGACTATGGCCCTGCAAGTTATTGGGAGTTTTATCCGGCGGTATGGACAAACAACGTTTGGGATGATAATGATGAGCCCTTTACCCCTGTACTAGTAAACTGGTAA
- a CDS encoding carbon-nitrogen hydrolase family protein, translating to MRRNMISRRKFLSASAMAAGGVTIASGGLANTLPGAVTESAAREVWIATVSQMDMAAETPALMVERIFEVLREALVFKPDIICLPELFNTSNIKRKYTFKEEVAFSAETLKQFAAFAKTNNCYVICPVYTEEAGSVYNSAVVFDRQGKRLGEYRKAHIVEDEVSFGLTPGTLSPPVFKTDFGIIGIQICFDILWEDCWRKLRESGAEIVFWPSAFAGGQMVNTRAWQNRYHVVSSTRKDTSKICDMSGMEIAKTGIWNRNLVCAPINLEKAFVHVWPHVFQFEKIKEKYGRKIRITIFHEEEWAIIESLSPEVKVKDVLKEFNIRTFEQHVQDSEVAQIKARKQ from the coding sequence ATGAGAAGAAATATGATTTCGCGTAGGAAATTCCTGTCCGCTTCGGCTATGGCAGCAGGAGGGGTAACCATCGCTTCCGGTGGATTGGCTAATACTTTGCCAGGTGCCGTAACTGAAAGTGCTGCCAGGGAAGTATGGATTGCCACAGTGTCTCAAATGGACATGGCAGCGGAAACACCAGCGTTAATGGTGGAGAGAATATTTGAAGTACTCCGCGAGGCACTTGTTTTTAAACCGGATATCATCTGCCTGCCGGAACTCTTTAATACATCCAATATAAAACGGAAATACACTTTTAAAGAAGAAGTGGCTTTTTCCGCAGAGACCTTAAAGCAGTTTGCAGCGTTTGCTAAAACAAACAATTGTTATGTTATCTGCCCGGTGTATACGGAAGAAGCCGGAAGCGTGTATAATTCTGCCGTGGTATTTGACAGGCAGGGGAAGAGACTTGGTGAATACAGGAAAGCGCATATCGTGGAGGACGAGGTGTCATTTGGTCTTACCCCCGGCACCTTATCACCTCCGGTTTTTAAAACTGATTTTGGCATAATTGGTATTCAGATCTGCTTTGATATTTTATGGGAAGACTGTTGGCGGAAACTAAGAGAAAGCGGGGCTGAAATTGTCTTTTGGCCCTCAGCTTTCGCCGGTGGCCAGATGGTGAACACCAGGGCCTGGCAGAACAGATACCATGTAGTGTCCAGCACAAGGAAAGACACATCTAAGATCTGCGATATGTCCGGGATGGAAATTGCGAAGACGGGTATCTGGAATAGAAACCTGGTATGTGCTCCTATTAATCTGGAGAAAGCTTTCGTACACGTTTGGCCACATGTATTTCAGTTTGAAAAGATAAAAGAGAAATATGGCCGAAAGATACGTATCACTATTTTTCATGAGGAAGAATGGGCCATTATAGAGAGTTTGTCCCCGGAGGTGAAGGTGAAAGATGTTTTAAAGGAGTTCAACATCAGAACATTTGAACAGCATGTGCAGGATTCTGAAGTGGCACAGATAAAAGCCCGGAAGCAATGA
- a CDS encoding DUF4832 domain-containing protein yields the protein MFLSLHTQAQDGKGVYKNRTFFHLERYWDSAKVCSNPHKGWFIHYYDNSISNYGDRLAPNDSLPDFPGLNDIYLRLAWSYLEPEEGAYNWKLIDSIINRWVGWGHTISFRITCKETTGPPYATPAWVEKAGAKGKMIQGGKAWAPDYGDPVFLEKLENFHKAFAARYDGKPWVEYIDIGSIGEWGEGHTAFSGWEDVPVTVVKRHVDMYKRCYKKSVLLISDDFIGQRDTDDGADYEIYHYCLQKGIGFRDDSGNVKWYERLGFGPSCIRSPELYSKVYKKIPVVLESDHYSDAVQNGMWRDGSGFERAIHETHATYIGFHHYPREWLLENKVLAGRLANLSGYWYFPKFAMMPDTFRIHSNRNYLRMTWENHGVAPAYHRFKLFVQLINKKTGRSFIQELRESDNRTWLPDEIVAEQYKIEIDKKLDMGKYDLLINMLDACGFHNRKIELPLKKERETVSGWYKIGEVMVN from the coding sequence TTGTTTTTAAGTCTGCATACACAGGCACAGGATGGAAAAGGCGTTTATAAGAACCGTACTTTTTTTCACCTGGAGCGTTACTGGGATAGTGCGAAAGTATGCAGCAACCCACATAAAGGCTGGTTCATCCATTATTATGATAACAGTATCTCCAATTATGGGGACCGGCTGGCACCAAATGATTCCCTGCCTGACTTCCCCGGATTGAATGATATCTATCTGCGGCTGGCATGGTCTTATCTGGAACCGGAGGAAGGTGCGTACAATTGGAAACTGATAGATTCTATTATCAACAGGTGGGTAGGATGGGGGCATACCATTTCATTCCGCATCACCTGTAAAGAAACAACCGGCCCTCCCTATGCTACACCCGCATGGGTGGAAAAGGCCGGTGCAAAAGGAAAAATGATACAGGGTGGTAAGGCCTGGGCACCGGATTATGGAGATCCGGTGTTCCTTGAAAAGCTGGAGAATTTTCATAAAGCCTTCGCCGCAAGATATGATGGTAAACCCTGGGTGGAATATATCGATATCGGGAGCATCGGAGAATGGGGAGAAGGGCATACTGCTTTTTCAGGTTGGGAAGATGTACCGGTGACTGTTGTTAAGCGGCATGTGGATATGTATAAAAGGTGTTACAAAAAATCTGTACTGCTGATCAGTGATGACTTTATCGGACAGCGGGATACAGACGATGGAGCAGATTATGAAATATATCATTACTGCCTGCAAAAAGGTATCGGCTTCCGTGATGATAGCGGCAACGTAAAGTGGTACGAGCGGCTGGGTTTTGGCCCTTCCTGTATACGCAGCCCCGAGCTGTATAGTAAAGTGTATAAGAAGATCCCGGTTGTGCTGGAATCCGACCATTACAGTGATGCAGTGCAAAATGGTATGTGGAGGGATGGTTCCGGGTTTGAAAGGGCAATCCATGAAACGCATGCCACCTACATAGGCTTTCACCATTATCCCAGGGAATGGCTCCTGGAGAACAAGGTACTGGCTGGCAGACTGGCTAACCTGAGCGGATATTGGTACTTCCCCAAATTTGCCATGATGCCGGATACATTCCGTATTCATTCTAACCGGAACTATTTAAGGATGACCTGGGAAAATCATGGTGTGGCACCTGCGTATCACCGGTTTAAACTTTTTGTGCAACTGATCAATAAGAAAACCGGCAGATCGTTCATACAGGAATTGCGGGAGTCTGATAACAGAACATGGCTGCCTGATGAAATAGTAGCGGAACAATATAAGATTGAAATAGATAAAAAATTAGACATGGGTAAGTATGACCTGTTGATAAACATGCTTGATGCATGCGGATTTCATAACAGGAAAATTGAATTACCACTTAAAAAGGAGCGTGAAACTGTTTCCGGTTGGTATAAGATCGGAGAGGTGATGGTCAACTAA
- a CDS encoding RagB/SusD family nutrient uptake outer membrane protein, with product MKKILLLTILALNIVVIYSCGDKFLDVKPRNELTDASFWKTEQDATLALNGCYRLWEAYANIALFDGASDNAYEKSNFGFQVLGNGTLTPANYNVLGSWIDWVQFSAENGNDFAASANWYPYMRIRKYNNFLANIDRVPMDDAKKALYKSEVRFLRAYDYFWKVMLHGDVALVTKVLNASDELPRDPAAKVKQFVLDELSAIITEGALSVQNTIDSKGHITKGAALALRARLHLMMGNYPAAMADAKAVIDMPCYELFPNYRDLFLEKSEGINKEAILNVQYIVNDYEQSLTQISLPAGDGGWSALNATKSIVDAYECSNGKAITDPTSGYDINNPFKDRDPRLEMSLLHPGQLWKGRYYNTLDQFLANGSPNPDYNRNEPAARSGMNIIKYINSLADGAGPLNFGGDIMVIRLAEMYLTYAEAAVETNTNTAAALDYINAIRTRSGHIKATTLTKALVRNERRVELAFEGLRYLDIMRWDLGPQVLNGPLYGSRRGTMNFADGSITWVGNGNDVNDVNYIKLETRTFNPVRKYLFPIPQAEMDANRKMVQNPGY from the coding sequence ATGAAAAAGATACTATTACTTACAATACTTGCACTTAACATCGTTGTAATATATTCATGCGGGGATAAGTTCCTTGATGTGAAACCCAGGAATGAACTAACGGATGCCTCTTTCTGGAAAACAGAGCAGGACGCTACATTAGCACTGAATGGCTGTTACCGTTTATGGGAAGCCTATGCCAATATTGCACTTTTTGACGGAGCCTCTGATAATGCTTATGAGAAATCCAATTTCGGTTTCCAGGTGCTGGGTAACGGAACGCTGACACCAGCGAACTACAATGTGCTCGGCAGCTGGATCGATTGGGTCCAGTTTAGCGCTGAAAATGGTAACGACTTTGCAGCATCTGCTAACTGGTATCCCTATATGCGTATCCGCAAGTACAATAATTTCCTTGCGAATATAGACCGTGTGCCAATGGATGATGCTAAAAAAGCACTGTACAAAAGTGAAGTAAGGTTCCTGAGAGCATATGATTACTTCTGGAAAGTAATGTTGCATGGTGATGTGGCGCTGGTTACCAAAGTGCTTAATGCTTCGGATGAACTTCCAAGGGACCCTGCTGCTAAAGTAAAACAGTTTGTGCTGGATGAGCTGTCTGCCATTATCACAGAAGGTGCATTATCGGTTCAGAATACCATTGATTCAAAAGGACACATTACAAAAGGGGCTGCCCTGGCATTGAGAGCGAGGTTGCATTTAATGATGGGGAATTATCCGGCTGCCATGGCAGATGCAAAGGCTGTAATTGATATGCCTTGTTATGAACTGTTCCCCAATTACCGGGACCTTTTCCTGGAAAAAAGTGAAGGGATCAATAAAGAGGCGATCTTAAATGTGCAATATATCGTAAATGATTACGAACAGTCTCTTACACAGATCAGCCTGCCTGCAGGAGATGGCGGCTGGTCTGCCCTGAATGCCACCAAAAGTATCGTGGACGCTTATGAGTGTAGTAACGGTAAAGCCATCACTGATCCCACCTCCGGTTACGATATCAACAATCCTTTTAAGGACCGCGATCCCCGGCTGGAAATGTCTTTACTTCATCCGGGCCAATTATGGAAAGGCCGTTACTATAATACGCTGGACCAGTTTTTGGCAAACGGCAGTCCTAATCCGGATTACAACAGGAATGAACCTGCGGCCCGATCCGGTATGAACATTATCAAATACATCAATAGTCTTGCTGATGGAGCCGGGCCTCTTAACTTCGGCGGAGATATTATGGTGATCCGCCTGGCGGAAATGTATCTCACCTATGCAGAAGCTGCGGTGGAAACAAATACAAACACTGCCGCCGCACTGGATTATATCAATGCTATCAGAACAAGGAGCGGGCATATAAAAGCCACCACTTTAACAAAGGCATTGGTGAGGAATGAACGCAGGGTGGAACTGGCTTTCGAAGGACTCCGGTACCTGGATATCATGCGCTGGGACCTTGGCCCGCAGGTATTGAATGGACCCTTATATGGCAGCCGCAGAGGAACGATGAACTTTGCAGACGGCAGCATTACCTGGGTAGGAAATGGAAATGATGTGAACGATGTGAATTACATCAAACTGGAAACCCGTACGTTCAACCCCGTTAGGAAATATTTATTCCCTATCCCGCAGGCAGAAATGGATGCAAATAGAAAGATGGTACAAAATCCGGGTTATTAA
- a CDS encoding TonB-dependent receptor, with amino-acid sequence MKFFTGILLFLCLQVSMEVSAQNVTISEKNTTMEKLFRYIEKQTGYVFFFDHKMIDKVPRLSVDLKNVPLEKALESILKNQPLSYSIVGKNIVIKQKEETPTYLPARSLDQDTAGRISGKVTDDNGEPLPGASIVVKGTTVRTVTDAGGNYQLSGVPRNGTILFTFVGMIPQEFVAGGNAVMNIKLQRSTVGLDEVVAIGYGTQKKVNLTGAVGTVSGKDLIANVPTNTVAALQGRLPGVTITQPSGQPGDEGVNILIRGIGTMNYAGPMILVDGLESRMDNVSPGDIESVSVLKDASSAAIYGSRAANGVILVTTKRGKNGVSEINYRGFTGWQATTNLPDHLPSHEYAELYNEANRNQGLPPRYSNDDIAKYKSGIDPYNFPNTDWQDLLITESGATQDHNLSFSGGNNITSYRVSFEYFNQKGLIKGSTHKRYNARINLDSKVKEWLTVGTNISLSRNNVIYPISPFSGGEEFFRQINFIPPTISNKNADGTWNRYTDGNPIAWVDAGGFRNGTNSHLLGSVFGELTLLKGLTLKGVAGVNYDLGDNKRHVKTIDYYSNGVHTVDGPNSVTDNITRQQTITLQSLLNYNRKFGKHAVKGLLGASREAYQFFTNEAFRKGFPSNDLDQLNGGSTEGMTNGGYAIESRLGSIFGRANYEFDNRYLLELNMRRDASSRFARGYRVGWFPSLSAGWRVTEENFMQGVSWIDNLKLRGSWGQLGNNNIGDYTYFQRVKLGQNYNFGGIVANGAATALASNAIISWEKTTELDLGFDLDLFRNKLLSISADYYDRYTDDILSSVPVSMIFGLPAPITNAGAMRNKGVELLLEHNHSIGAFQYSVALNGAFNKNKVERYKNPSKGNMIYAEGEAWGSYYGYEAIGIYQTDAEAAASPHLAGVPVYAGDLIFKDKNKDGKIDGDDRIVLGNTIPEFTYGANINLSYKGFDLSAFFQGASKVNRVIGAESFWAFDPNNGLRMHLDRTIVENGKVVKNGYYPRILITDKHNKENLSSFSVLNASYLRLKTAQIGYTIPTALLKKAGITRARVYASGQNLLTFTKFPSGFDPELLSGSGNGTYPQVKFYTVGIDVTF; translated from the coding sequence ATGAAGTTTTTCACGGGTATTCTACTATTCTTATGCCTTCAGGTGAGTATGGAGGTTTCCGCTCAGAACGTGACTATTTCTGAGAAAAACACCACCATGGAGAAGTTGTTCCGGTACATTGAAAAACAAACAGGGTATGTGTTCTTCTTTGATCATAAGATGATCGACAAGGTGCCCCGTTTATCAGTGGACCTTAAAAACGTTCCGCTGGAAAAAGCACTGGAATCCATTCTGAAGAACCAGCCACTTTCTTATTCGATCGTAGGGAAGAATATTGTGATCAAACAAAAGGAAGAAACCCCCACTTACCTGCCGGCAAGATCATTAGACCAGGATACCGCAGGACGGATCAGTGGAAAGGTAACAGATGATAATGGGGAACCATTGCCTGGTGCATCCATTGTGGTAAAAGGCACTACTGTAAGAACTGTTACGGATGCCGGTGGTAATTATCAGCTTTCAGGTGTTCCGCGGAACGGAACGATCCTGTTCACTTTTGTTGGGATGATCCCGCAGGAATTTGTTGCAGGCGGTAATGCCGTGATGAACATAAAATTGCAGCGATCAACAGTTGGGCTGGATGAAGTAGTGGCCATTGGTTATGGCACGCAGAAGAAAGTAAACCTCACAGGTGCTGTTGGAACGGTCTCCGGGAAAGACCTTATCGCCAATGTACCAACCAATACGGTAGCTGCATTGCAGGGCCGTTTGCCCGGTGTTACTATTACACAACCATCCGGCCAGCCGGGTGACGAAGGTGTCAATATATTGATCAGGGGGATCGGTACTATGAACTATGCGGGCCCCATGATCCTTGTGGACGGGTTGGAATCAAGAATGGACAATGTTTCGCCCGGCGATATTGAAAGTGTGAGTGTGTTGAAGGATGCGTCTTCTGCTGCTATCTATGGATCAAGGGCTGCTAATGGTGTGATACTGGTTACCACCAAACGTGGGAAAAATGGAGTATCTGAAATTAATTACAGAGGCTTTACCGGCTGGCAGGCTACCACTAATCTTCCGGATCATCTTCCATCACATGAGTATGCTGAATTATACAATGAAGCGAACAGGAACCAGGGATTGCCTCCAAGATATAGTAATGACGATATTGCCAAATACAAATCAGGTATTGACCCCTACAATTTTCCCAATACAGACTGGCAAGACCTCCTGATAACAGAATCAGGCGCTACCCAGGATCACAACCTTTCTTTTTCCGGTGGTAATAATATCACCAGCTACAGAGTGTCTTTTGAGTATTTCAATCAAAAAGGACTTATCAAAGGGTCTACCCACAAACGTTACAATGCAAGGATCAACCTGGATAGCAAAGTAAAAGAATGGTTGACCGTAGGGACGAATATATCACTGTCCAGGAATAACGTGATCTATCCTATCTCCCCATTTAGCGGAGGAGAAGAGTTTTTCAGACAGATTAACTTTATACCACCCACGATATCCAATAAAAATGCGGACGGTACCTGGAACCGCTATACAGACGGGAACCCTATTGCCTGGGTAGATGCAGGCGGATTCAGGAATGGTACCAACTCCCATTTGCTGGGAAGTGTTTTCGGAGAATTGACGCTGTTGAAAGGTTTAACCCTGAAAGGTGTTGCTGGTGTTAACTACGACCTGGGCGACAACAAAAGGCATGTAAAAACAATTGACTATTACAGTAATGGTGTGCATACCGTTGATGGCCCCAATAGCGTAACAGATAATATCACCCGTCAGCAAACCATCACCTTACAAAGCTTGCTGAACTATAACCGGAAGTTTGGTAAACATGCCGTGAAAGGATTGCTGGGTGCTTCCCGCGAAGCCTACCAGTTTTTCACGAACGAGGCGTTCCGGAAGGGCTTTCCCTCTAACGACCTGGACCAGTTAAATGGCGGATCAACAGAGGGAATGACGAACGGAGGTTATGCCATCGAATCCAGGCTGGGATCTATATTCGGAAGAGCTAATTACGAATTTGATAACAGGTATTTACTGGAACTAAACATGCGCAGGGATGCTTCTTCCAGGTTTGCCCGCGGCTACAGGGTAGGCTGGTTCCCATCATTATCCGCAGGCTGGAGAGTAACTGAAGAAAATTTCATGCAGGGTGTTAGCTGGATCGATAACCTGAAGCTGAGAGGTTCCTGGGGCCAGCTGGGAAATAATAATATTGGAGACTACACTTATTTCCAAAGAGTAAAATTAGGACAAAACTATAATTTTGGCGGTATTGTAGCAAATGGTGCTGCTACTGCTCTTGCCAGCAATGCGATCATCAGCTGGGAGAAAACCACGGAGTTGGACCTGGGTTTTGATCTGGACCTTTTCCGGAACAAACTGTTATCCATATCTGCTGATTATTATGATCGTTATACAGACGATATCCTTTCCTCCGTTCCTGTTTCCATGATCTTTGGATTGCCCGCTCCGATTACAAACGCCGGTGCCATGAGGAATAAAGGTGTTGAACTATTACTTGAGCATAATCATTCAATAGGAGCTTTTCAGTATTCAGTAGCACTGAATGGTGCATTTAATAAGAATAAAGTGGAACGATATAAAAACCCGTCCAAAGGAAACATGATCTATGCAGAAGGCGAAGCATGGGGTTCTTATTATGGTTATGAGGCGATAGGTATTTACCAGACAGATGCAGAAGCAGCGGCTTCCCCGCATTTGGCAGGTGTACCTGTATACGCTGGTGACCTGATCTTTAAAGATAAGAATAAAGATGGCAAGATCGATGGAGACGACAGGATTGTGCTGGGTAATACCATCCCTGAGTTTACTTATGGTGCTAATATCAATCTGAGCTATAAAGGGTTTGATCTGTCTGCCTTCTTCCAGGGAGCCAGTAAAGTGAACCGTGTGATAGGCGCTGAATCATTCTGGGCGTTCGATCCCAACAATGGATTGCGTATGCACCTGGACAGGACCATTGTTGAAAATGGTAAAGTGGTGAAGAACGGATACTATCCAAGGATCCTGATCACGGACAAACATAACAAGGAGAATCTGAGTTCTTTTAGTGTACTGAATGCTTCCTACCTGCGGTTAAAGACAGCGCAGATAGGATATACCATCCCAACGGCTTTGCTGAAGAAGGCGGGCATTACAAGGGCCAGGGTATATGCCAGCGGACAGAACCTGCTGACATTTACAAAATTCCCTTCCGGTTTTGATCCGGAACTTTTATCCGGCTCCGGTAACGGTACTTACCCACAGGTTAAATTTTATACAGTAGGAATTGATGTAACATTCTAA
- a CDS encoding FecR family protein, translating to MDQKTFTALLEKFLSEDLSQEEVSQLLDSLQDDAMRQQWEAALGTLLHNKTVHGLSDPVRMEAVRQSIMVGKPAKKPSRIRRILPYAAAAALIAFAVTGLIYFFQPATRGEQILSEGVPYQVMPGGNKAVLTLADGSQITLDSTGNGAIANQGNVQVIKLDSGQLAYNAVREGAEGEMRYNTLATPKGGQFRVILPDGSKVWLNAASSLRFPTAFTGKEREVQLTGEAYFEIARNPGLPFKVNVKGMMVQVLGTNFNIMAYDDEMNIQTTLLEGAVKVNKGTQAVQLKPGQQAQLNATGSMSVSENVDVEGVVAWKNGYFHFNHESLEGVMRQVGRWYDAEITYEGTIPGREFGGKIGRGSDIKDVLKILELSNVHFRIEGKKIIVTP from the coding sequence ATGGACCAAAAAACATTTACCGCATTACTGGAAAAGTTCCTTAGTGAGGACCTTAGCCAGGAGGAAGTCTCCCAGTTGCTGGATTCCCTGCAGGACGATGCCATGAGGCAGCAATGGGAGGCTGCCCTCGGCACCTTATTGCATAATAAAACGGTCCATGGCCTTTCTGATCCTGTGCGTATGGAGGCTGTCCGCCAATCTATTATGGTAGGGAAGCCTGCAAAGAAACCTTCCCGCATCAGGAGGATACTCCCGTATGCAGCAGCGGCAGCTCTCATTGCTTTTGCGGTAACCGGTCTGATCTATTTTTTTCAACCAGCTACTCGGGGTGAGCAGATTCTGAGTGAAGGTGTGCCGTACCAGGTAATGCCCGGTGGTAATAAAGCGGTGCTCACACTGGCAGACGGTTCTCAAATTACGCTGGACAGTACCGGGAACGGTGCTATTGCCAACCAGGGCAATGTGCAGGTGATTAAGCTGGATAGCGGCCAACTGGCTTACAATGCTGTGAGAGAAGGAGCAGAAGGGGAGATGCGATATAACACACTGGCTACACCAAAGGGAGGGCAGTTCAGGGTCATTTTGCCGGATGGATCCAAAGTATGGCTGAATGCAGCTTCTTCTTTGCGTTTTCCTACAGCTTTTACCGGTAAGGAAAGAGAAGTGCAGTTAACGGGGGAGGCCTATTTTGAAATAGCCAGGAACCCGGGCCTGCCGTTTAAAGTGAACGTGAAAGGTATGATGGTGCAGGTATTGGGTACTAATTTCAATATTATGGCCTATGACGATGAAATGAATATACAAACTACCCTGCTGGAAGGTGCGGTGAAGGTAAATAAAGGTACGCAGGCAGTTCAGTTGAAGCCAGGGCAGCAGGCACAATTAAATGCAACAGGCAGCATGTCCGTTAGCGAAAATGTAGATGTGGAAGGAGTTGTTGCCTGGAAAAACGGCTATTTCCACTTTAACCATGAATCGCTGGAAGGTGTGATGCGCCAGGTAGGCCGTTGGTATGATGCTGAGATCACGTATGAAGGAACTATACCCGGAAGGGAGTTCGGAGGTAAAATAGGAAGGGGCAGCGACATTAAGGATGTATTGAAGATACTTGAACTGAGCAATGTGCATTTCAGGATCGAAGGTAAAAAGATCATCGTAACACCATAA
- a CDS encoding gluconate 2-dehydrogenase subunit 3 family protein codes for MDKLIKRRTAIRNLLIIAGGAMVLPACYRNSGKASIALQNLTINEDEENLLAELTETLIPETTTPGAKSLKLHLFVLKMVDDCYTADNQKLFMDGLKGFNDRFSTQAGTSFANASPEKRLEVLKGIQDIKQKDDPVKKFYDITKSKTIQGYLNSKYVMTNIVKYELVPGRYNGYFPA; via the coding sequence ATGGACAAATTAATCAAGAGAAGGACGGCCATCCGCAATTTATTGATCATAGCAGGAGGGGCGATGGTACTCCCGGCCTGTTACAGGAACTCCGGGAAAGCCAGCATAGCATTGCAAAACCTCACCATCAATGAAGACGAGGAGAACCTGCTGGCTGAATTAACGGAAACACTCATTCCTGAAACAACTACCCCTGGCGCTAAGTCGCTTAAACTACACCTCTTTGTACTAAAGATGGTGGACGATTGCTACACAGCAGATAATCAAAAGCTGTTCATGGATGGGCTGAAGGGATTTAACGATCGCTTTTCGACCCAGGCCGGCACCTCCTTTGCCAACGCTTCCCCCGAAAAAAGGCTGGAAGTGTTAAAGGGCATCCAGGACATCAAGCAAAAAGACGATCCCGTTAAAAAATTCTACGACATCACGAAAAGCAAAACCATACAGGGATATCTCAATTCCAAATACGTGATGACCAATATTGTAAAATACGAATTAGTGCCCGGCAGGTATAACGGTTATTTCCCGGCTTAA